Proteins found in one Paenibacillus borealis genomic segment:
- the sigK gene encoding RNA polymerase sporulation sigma factor SigK, translating to MRLLRKPDDFTSYRVHNIKKFDNTGEDMEDLISIGTIGLIKAIESYRRNKGTKLATFAARCIENEILMHLRSLKKTRKDVSLHDPIGTDKEGNEITLIDILGSEADDVIKEVDLKIEKSKIYRNLDILDEREKEVVVGRFGLDTGGEERTQREIAKDLGISRSYVSRIEKRALMKLYHEFYKAKR from the coding sequence ATAAGACTTCTAAGAAAACCAGATGATTTTACATCGTATCGTGTCCACAACATCAAAAAATTCGACAACACCGGCGAAGACATGGAGGACCTGATCTCCATCGGCACGATTGGGCTGATCAAGGCCATCGAGAGTTACCGCCGGAATAAAGGCACGAAGCTCGCGACCTTTGCTGCACGCTGTATCGAGAATGAGATCCTGATGCACCTCCGTTCGCTGAAAAAGACCCGTAAAGACGTGTCCCTGCACGATCCGATCGGGACAGACAAGGAAGGCAACGAGATCACGCTGATTGATATCCTCGGCTCTGAGGCGGATGATGTAATTAAGGAAGTTGATCTCAAAATCGAGAAGAGCAAGATATATCGGAACCTGGATATATTGGATGAACGGGAGAAGGAAGTCGTGGTTGGCCGCTTCGGGCTGGATACAGGCGGGGAAGAGCGGACGCAGCGGGAGATAGCGAAGGATCTGGGGATCTCGCGGAGTTACGTGTCGCGGATAGAGAAGAGGGCGCTCATGAAGCTGTATCATGAGTTTTATAAGGCGAAGCGGTGA
- a CDS encoding protein phosphatase 2C domain-containing protein, which yields MEREIFKFSWVGSDEMYLDHPATVTYKSMVIGRYGGNTAAGADKNEDGAYVLNEPGGSWEFVMLLDAHKTAESAELLVRTIDSEAGEIIRLLSLPVHQAFHALEQFLLSIFKSEDFKSKCRQVTGETACLISVRMENYIWWFSVGDNSLYLLHPDLAARGQYALNQRNYYEWIGFVNTFDQPVACYSSGIRELRQGHNVIVITTDGILEVGARVLEDPRRLYLAFAGEKEMEKCVKDVLADVHQQLGRDSATVIAWSYENGRNGAMPSD from the coding sequence ATGGAACGGGAGATATTTAAGTTCAGCTGGGTCGGCAGTGATGAGATGTATCTCGATCATCCGGCGACAGTTACATATAAGAGTATGGTGATCGGCCGTTACGGCGGGAACACAGCAGCAGGTGCTGATAAGAATGAGGATGGTGCCTACGTATTAAATGAACCAGGCGGCAGCTGGGAATTCGTCATGCTTCTGGATGCGCATAAAACTGCAGAAAGTGCTGAACTGCTGGTCCGCACGATCGACAGTGAAGCAGGTGAAATTATCAGGCTGCTCTCGCTGCCGGTTCATCAGGCGTTTCATGCGCTGGAACAATTTCTGTTGTCTATTTTCAAGTCGGAGGATTTCAAAAGTAAGTGCAGGCAGGTTACAGGGGAGACCGCGTGTCTGATTAGCGTGCGTATGGAGAATTACATCTGGTGGTTCTCTGTAGGAGATAATTCGCTGTATCTGCTTCATCCGGATCTGGCCGCCCGCGGGCAATATGCTTTGAATCAGCGCAATTACTATGAATGGATCGGATTCGTGAACACCTTCGACCAGCCGGTTGCCTGCTATTCTTCAGGAATCCGTGAGCTGCGGCAGGGCCATAACGTGATCGTGATAACTACGGACGGTATTTTGGAGGTGGGAGCAAGAGTACTTGAGGACCCGCGCAGGCTTTATCTTGCTTTTGCAGGTGAGAAGGAGATGGAGAAGTGTGTAAAAGATGTATTGGCGGATGTACACCAGCAGTTAGGCCGGGACAGCGCTACGGTTATTGCCTGGAGTTATGAGAATGGCAGGAATGGTGCTATGCCTAGTGATTAG
- a CDS encoding glycoside hydrolase family 27 protein gives MNHWEFAPTPPMGWNSWDCYGASVTEEEVRGNADYMARNLKQHGWEYIVVDIQWYEPEAVSDQYRPFVRLETDAYSRLIPAVNRFPSAEGDLGFKPLADYVHSLGLKFGIHIMRGIPRQAVHDNTPLKGTVVTARDIAHTCSFCGWNTDMYGVDASKEGAQDYYNSLFELYASWGVDYIKVDDIADSWLHGGPHLAEIGLIRKAIDHAGRSIVLSLSPGPAPVKHADFLENHANVWRMTDDFWDRWPLLLDMFDRCSAWEGRPKPGCWPDCDMLPLGRIGIRSVQHDRWTNFTKDEQVTMMTLWTIFRSPLMFGGEMRDNDEWTLSLLTNQDVLNMHRHSYGARQLRRDGDQVVWLAEGPEGGHFVALFNTGEILAEVSVAIADLGIGSGVKAKELWTGKQTGLLKDTLSAAIPPHGAALFRVSAAE, from the coding sequence ATGAATCATTGGGAATTCGCCCCTACTCCGCCAATGGGCTGGAACAGCTGGGATTGCTATGGCGCTTCAGTGACGGAGGAGGAGGTGCGGGGAAACGCTGATTATATGGCCCGCAACCTGAAGCAGCATGGCTGGGAATATATAGTGGTTGATATTCAGTGGTATGAGCCCGAGGCCGTGTCGGACCAGTACCGTCCTTTTGTCCGGCTGGAGACGGATGCGTATTCCCGGCTGATTCCTGCGGTGAACCGTTTCCCTTCGGCAGAAGGTGACCTTGGATTTAAGCCGCTTGCAGATTATGTACATAGCCTTGGCCTGAAGTTCGGGATTCATATTATGCGAGGTATTCCCCGCCAGGCGGTTCACGACAATACACCCCTCAAGGGAACGGTGGTGACTGCACGCGATATCGCCCATACCTGTTCCTTCTGCGGCTGGAATACGGATATGTATGGTGTGGATGCTTCCAAGGAAGGTGCGCAGGATTATTACAATTCTTTGTTCGAGCTGTACGCTTCTTGGGGTGTAGATTACATCAAGGTGGATGATATCGCTGATTCCTGGCTGCATGGCGGCCCGCATCTGGCCGAGATCGGACTGATCCGCAAAGCCATTGACCATGCCGGCCGCAGCATTGTGCTGAGCCTGTCGCCGGGACCAGCACCTGTGAAGCATGCTGACTTCTTGGAGAACCACGCGAATGTATGGAGAATGACGGATGATTTCTGGGACCGCTGGCCGCTTCTGCTGGATATGTTCGACCGCTGTTCCGCCTGGGAAGGCCGGCCTAAACCCGGCTGCTGGCCGGATTGCGATATGCTGCCGCTTGGGCGTATCGGAATACGCAGTGTACAGCATGACCGCTGGACGAACTTCACGAAGGACGAGCAAGTAACGATGATGACCTTATGGACCATCTTCCGTTCCCCGCTCATGTTCGGGGGCGAGATGCGGGACAATGATGAGTGGACACTCTCACTCCTGACGAACCAGGACGTGCTGAATATGCACCGTCACAGTTATGGCGCCCGGCAGCTCAGACGTGACGGTGATCAGGTTGTGTGGCTAGCTGAAGGTCCTGAAGGCGGGCATTTCGTAGCCTTATTCAACACTGGCGAGATTCTGGCGGAAGTGTCTGTAGCTATTGCCGATCTGGGAATAGGCAGCGGGGTTAAGGCCAAGGAGCTGTGGACCGGGAAGCAAACTGGCTTGCTCAAGGATACGCTGAGTGCAGCCATTCCACCCCATGGAGCAGCGTTGTTCCGGGTTTCGGCAGCAGAGTAG
- a CDS encoding Piwi domain-containing protein gives MNTPLTHYVLTEWESDTNTNVLHIHLYTLPVRNVFEQHKENGNACFDLRKLNRSLIIDFYDQYIVSWQPIENWGEYTFTQHEYRSINPTILAERAILERLLLRTIESVQPKKEIAAGSRKFTWLKAEKVVENISIHRVIQCDVTVDYAGKISVGFDLNHSYRTNESVYDLMKSNAIFKGDRVIDIYNNLHYEFVEISNSTINDSIPELNQSVVNYFTKERKQAWKVDKLEQSMPVVYLKAFNGSRIAYAPAMLQKELTFESLPTNVVRQTSEIFKQNANQKIKTLLDEIQKILARTDKIKFNKQKLLVQQAGYEILELSNPNLQFGKNVTQTQLKYGLDKGGVVASKPLSINLLVYPELIDTKLDVINDFNDKLNALSHKWGVPLSILKKSGAYRNRPIDFTNPHQLAILLKELTKNLFQELTLVIIPEKISGMWYDLVKKEFGGNSSVPTQFITIETLQKANDYILGNLLLGLYSKSGIQPWILNSPLSSDCFIGLDVSHEAGRHSTGIVQVVGKDGRVLSSKANTSNEAGEKIRHETMCQIVYSAIDQYQQHYNERPKHVTFHRDGFCREDLLSLDEVMNSLDVQYDMVEIIKKTNRRMALTVGKQGWETKPGLCYLKDESAYLIATNPHPRVGTAQPIKIIKKKGSLPIEAIIQDIYHLSFMHIGSLLKCRLPITTYYADLSSTFFNRQWLPIDSGEALHFV, from the coding sequence ATGAATACACCACTAACACACTACGTACTTACAGAATGGGAATCAGACACGAACACAAATGTTCTACATATTCATTTATATACGCTACCAGTGCGTAATGTATTTGAACAGCATAAAGAAAACGGAAATGCTTGTTTTGACCTTAGAAAATTAAACAGATCGCTCATTATCGATTTTTATGATCAATATATTGTAAGTTGGCAACCTATTGAAAATTGGGGTGAATACACATTCACTCAGCATGAATATCGCTCAATTAATCCCACCATCTTAGCAGAAAGAGCTATCTTGGAACGATTACTTTTAAGAACTATAGAAAGCGTTCAGCCAAAAAAAGAAATTGCTGCTGGAAGTCGAAAATTCACGTGGTTAAAAGCTGAAAAAGTCGTAGAAAATATTTCAATACACAGGGTTATACAATGTGATGTTACTGTAGATTATGCGGGCAAAATTTCCGTTGGCTTTGATTTAAATCATAGTTATCGTACAAATGAATCGGTATATGATCTCATGAAATCAAATGCTATTTTTAAAGGCGATCGAGTAATTGATATATATAACAATCTTCATTATGAGTTTGTGGAAATCTCCAATTCCACAATCAATGATTCAATTCCAGAACTTAATCAATCTGTTGTTAATTATTTTACTAAAGAACGAAAGCAAGCTTGGAAAGTTGATAAACTTGAACAGAGTATGCCTGTTGTCTATCTAAAAGCGTTTAATGGATCTCGTATTGCTTATGCACCTGCTATGCTACAAAAAGAACTTACTTTTGAGTCGCTTCCTACTAATGTAGTACGTCAAACATCAGAAATTTTTAAACAAAACGCAAATCAAAAAATTAAGACATTGCTGGATGAAATACAAAAAATATTAGCACGCACTGATAAAATTAAATTTAATAAACAAAAGCTCCTAGTCCAGCAAGCTGGGTATGAAATATTGGAGTTGTCAAATCCTAATCTTCAATTCGGAAAAAATGTTACTCAAACACAGCTTAAATATGGACTTGATAAGGGCGGTGTTGTAGCCTCAAAACCTTTATCAATTAATTTGCTTGTATACCCAGAACTGATAGATACAAAACTCGATGTCATAAATGACTTTAATGATAAATTAAATGCGCTATCCCATAAATGGGGTGTACCATTATCAATCTTAAAAAAATCAGGAGCATATCGGAACAGACCGATAGATTTCACAAATCCACACCAACTTGCCATCCTACTGAAAGAACTTACAAAAAATTTATTTCAAGAGTTGACGCTCGTGATAATTCCGGAGAAAATTTCAGGAATGTGGTATGACTTGGTAAAGAAGGAATTCGGAGGAAATTCCTCAGTACCAACTCAGTTCATAACTATAGAAACTCTTCAAAAAGCTAATGACTACATTCTAGGCAATCTATTATTAGGACTCTATTCTAAATCTGGCATTCAACCGTGGATCTTAAATTCTCCTCTGTCATCTGATTGTTTTATTGGGTTGGATGTATCTCATGAAGCTGGTAGACACTCTACAGGAATTGTACAGGTCGTAGGAAAAGACGGCAGAGTATTGTCTAGCAAGGCAAACACCTCTAATGAGGCCGGTGAAAAAATCCGTCATGAAACTATGTGTCAAATTGTATACTCAGCTATAGACCAATATCAGCAACATTACAATGAAAGACCAAAGCATGTTACTTTTCATCGGGATGGTTTTTGTAGAGAAGATTTACTTAGTCTAGACGAAGTAATGAATAGTTTGGATGTACAATATGACATGGTTGAAATCATCAAGAAAACGAATCGTCGCATGGCTCTAACCGTTGGTAAGCAAGGTTGGGAGACCAAGCCAGGATTGTGTTATCTAAAAGATGAGTCGGCATATCTTATCGCCACAAATCCTCATCCACGTGTCGGCACAGCACAACCGATTAAAATTATCAAGAAAAAGGGATCACTACCGATTGAAGCAATAATTCAAGATATTTATCATCTTTCGTTCATGCACATTGGTTCATTATTAAAATGTCGCCTACCTATTACTACGTATTATGCTGATTTAAGCTCTACATTCTTCAACCGGCAATGGCTCCCGATCGATTCTGGCGAAGCCCTACATTTTGTATAA
- the sigK gene encoding RNA polymerase sporulation sigma factor SigK: MPGIISTIALLIKELTLLVSYVRNNAFPQPLSEQDESKYLGMMAEGDAKARNLLIEHNLRLVAHIVKKFDNTGEDMEDLISIGTIGLIKAIESYRPNKGTKLATFAARCIENEILMHLRSLKKTRKDVSLHDPIGTDKEGNEITLIDILGSEADDVIKEVDLKIEKSKIYRNLDILDEREKEVVVGRFGLDTGGEERTQREIAKDLGISRSYVSRIEKRALMKLYHEFYKAKR, encoded by the coding sequence TTGCCTGGAATCATAAGCACGATTGCGCTGCTGATCAAAGAACTGACGCTGCTGGTATCTTACGTAAGGAACAATGCTTTTCCCCAGCCTCTATCGGAGCAGGATGAGAGCAAATACTTAGGGATGATGGCCGAGGGGGACGCTAAAGCACGAAATTTGCTAATTGAGCATAATCTGCGGCTCGTTGCCCATATAGTCAAAAAATTCGACAACACCGGCGAAGACATGGAGGACCTGATCTCCATCGGCACCATTGGGCTGATCAAGGCCATCGAGAGCTACCGCCCGAACAAGGGCACGAAGCTGGCTACTTTTGCGGCCCGCTGTATTGAAAACGAAATCCTGATGCATCTCCGGTCGCTGAAAAAAACCCGCAAAGACGTGTCTCTGCACGACCCGATTGGGACAGACAAGGAAGGGAACGAGATCACGCTGATTGATATCCTCGGTTCTGAGGCGGATGATGTGATTAAAGAGGTGGATCTCAAAATCGAGAAGAGCAAGATATATCGGAACCTGGATATATTAGATGAGCGGGAGAAGGAAGTCGTCGTCGGCCGCTTCGGGCTGGATACTGGCGGGGAAGAGCGGACGCAGCGGGAGATTGCGAAGGATCTGGGGATCTCGCGGAGTTATGTGTCGCGGATTGAGAAGAGGGCACTCATGAAGCTGTATCATGAGTTTTATAAGGCGAAGCGGTAG
- a CDS encoding DEAD/DEAH box helicase: MRAIRDFCGTDFYNRGKSYYEQGCVRSLTFYPGDSSYEAQVKGRKVYEVNIDIYDRTDTFKADCSCPAYENYSCCKHVAATLIAIHMQQMKEPADAQAAPSRRVNKSKYNQTEQLISSFQKSVLNRESEPVLFGHAEPLQFEFTLNVNGYSSSPRFSVEMRVGIKRLYVVSKINEFLEHFEQRKPLYFKSIFTFDAENQHINPADMKFLELLILMKNTEKIYRNDLPSYHNNSLKDGKTIVVNPLAWDKLKLLFPEVNVIMGGSGNPGIRAELAEEAPPLEFTIGPGKRQDYVLSASALDHLMLFPDYSTVIMNGKIYSINSAVISMLSLLKQQFAASQNIEIAPGQIESVVQQVLPALRKLGKVRVEQAVSERIVEPDMQAKLYLDYADGILTFRLEFHYEEIIINPLEEKPDDAVRKQKILIRNVQQENKIIAVLDNSPLRRERQHWASVSELVLYEALYEVIPVLEDYAELLVTPAVQGLVLARKSYPKVKANLNEGLDWLDISFELEGLDEQETVRVMQAIVEKKKYVRLSSGAFLSLADESFSEFGNVAERLNLKRKELKQSVIRLPSVQALQLPERGQGFKHTKWGKSLRVFLEQLREPDSLEFELPAELKPVLRDYQARGFQWMKTLSKFRFGGILADDMGLGKTIQSIAYICSELAELETEAQVKAPVLILCPASLTYNWGDEFARFAPEVKVLVAAGQKEERSGLLESKAMEEADVIITSYPLLRRDIDLYSGTTFHALILDEAQAIKNSASQTAQAVKSIMAARKFALTGTPIENSVDELEAIFSTVFPSLFAGRSAFKELPAGRIASIVSPFILRRLKKDVLEELPDRIDTVQRTELLDEQKQVYLAYLSRLRADTEQDLQAEGFQKSRMKILAGITRLRQICCHPSLFMENYTGGSGKLAQLQETVQECRDSGKRMLVFSQFSSMLQLIRQSLIHAGLEPFYLDGSTPARERVEHCRRFNEGEGEVFLISLKAGGTGLNLTGADTVILYDLWWNPAVEEQAIGRAHRMGQRNVVQVIRMITEGSIEEKILELQQRKKDLIEEVIEAGENKNTRLSEEDIRELLRM, from the coding sequence ATGAGAGCAATTAGAGACTTCTGCGGGACTGACTTTTATAACCGGGGGAAGTCTTATTATGAACAGGGGTGTGTCCGCAGCCTTACCTTTTACCCGGGCGATAGCAGCTATGAAGCACAGGTGAAGGGAAGGAAAGTATACGAGGTAAATATTGATATTTATGACCGTACTGATACCTTCAAAGCAGACTGTTCTTGTCCTGCCTATGAGAACTATAGCTGCTGTAAACATGTAGCGGCAACACTTATTGCTATACACATGCAGCAGATGAAGGAGCCTGCCGATGCACAAGCTGCTCCATCCAGACGCGTAAACAAGTCCAAATACAACCAGACGGAGCAGCTTATTTCTTCTTTTCAGAAATCGGTTCTTAACCGTGAGAGTGAGCCTGTGCTATTCGGTCATGCAGAGCCGCTGCAGTTTGAGTTCACGCTTAACGTTAATGGTTACAGCAGCAGTCCGCGATTCTCCGTTGAAATGCGTGTGGGAATCAAACGTCTGTATGTAGTGTCCAAAATAAACGAGTTTCTTGAGCATTTCGAGCAGCGTAAGCCGTTATACTTCAAGAGTATATTTACCTTTGATGCTGAAAACCAGCATATTAATCCTGCGGATATGAAATTCCTTGAACTGCTGATTCTAATGAAAAACACCGAGAAAATTTATAGAAATGATCTCCCCAGCTATCATAATAACTCCTTAAAGGACGGGAAAACAATTGTCGTGAACCCGCTGGCCTGGGACAAGCTTAAACTGCTTTTTCCGGAGGTGAATGTCATTATGGGGGGATCGGGGAACCCGGGAATTCGGGCTGAGCTTGCAGAAGAGGCGCCTCCGCTTGAATTTACGATTGGACCAGGGAAAAGACAGGACTATGTTCTGTCAGCTTCAGCACTGGATCATCTGATGCTGTTTCCGGACTACTCCACTGTAATCATGAACGGGAAGATATATTCAATAAACAGTGCTGTTATAAGCATGCTTTCACTATTAAAGCAGCAGTTTGCGGCATCGCAGAACATTGAGATCGCTCCCGGACAAATCGAATCGGTCGTTCAGCAGGTACTGCCAGCCCTAAGAAAGCTAGGGAAAGTAAGGGTGGAGCAGGCAGTAAGCGAGCGGATTGTAGAACCGGACATGCAGGCCAAGCTGTATCTGGATTATGCGGATGGCATATTGACGTTTCGGCTGGAATTCCATTATGAAGAGATTATTATCAACCCGCTGGAAGAGAAACCAGATGACGCAGTCCGCAAGCAGAAGATCCTTATCAGAAATGTTCAGCAGGAAAATAAGATCATTGCTGTTCTGGACAATTCTCCACTCAGGCGGGAGCGGCAGCACTGGGCTTCAGTAAGTGAACTGGTCCTTTATGAGGCGCTATATGAGGTTATTCCAGTTCTGGAAGACTATGCAGAACTATTGGTTACTCCTGCTGTTCAGGGACTTGTGCTGGCGCGTAAATCGTATCCCAAAGTCAAAGCAAATTTAAATGAGGGCCTGGACTGGCTGGATATCTCGTTTGAGCTGGAGGGATTGGATGAACAGGAGACTGTTCGCGTCATGCAGGCTATTGTGGAGAAAAAGAAATATGTCCGGCTTAGCAGCGGGGCCTTTCTGTCCCTTGCAGATGAAAGCTTCAGCGAATTCGGTAACGTGGCCGAGCGGCTGAATCTAAAGCGGAAAGAGCTGAAGCAATCCGTGATACGCCTGCCCTCCGTTCAAGCGCTGCAGCTTCCGGAGCGTGGACAGGGGTTCAAGCATACAAAGTGGGGCAAGTCTCTCCGGGTATTCCTGGAGCAGCTGCGGGAACCGGACAGTCTGGAGTTCGAGCTGCCGGCTGAGCTTAAACCTGTGCTCCGTGACTATCAGGCCAGAGGCTTCCAGTGGATGAAGACGTTGTCGAAGTTCAGATTCGGCGGGATTCTGGCGGATGATATGGGACTGGGTAAAACCATTCAGAGTATCGCTTATATCTGCTCCGAGCTGGCTGAGCTGGAGACTGAGGCGCAGGTGAAAGCTCCGGTGCTAATTCTCTGTCCGGCATCCTTGACCTATAATTGGGGGGATGAATTTGCCCGGTTTGCTCCAGAGGTAAAGGTACTGGTGGCAGCAGGGCAGAAGGAGGAGCGAAGCGGACTGCTGGAGAGTAAAGCCATGGAGGAAGCGGATGTGATTATTACTTCGTACCCGCTGCTCCGGAGAGATATTGACCTGTATTCCGGCACCACCTTTCATGCGCTAATCCTGGATGAAGCCCAGGCGATCAAGAATTCAGCTTCCCAAACGGCCCAGGCCGTTAAATCTATTATGGCTGCGCGGAAATTCGCTCTGACAGGAACACCAATTGAGAACTCGGTAGATGAGCTGGAGGCTATCTTCAGTACAGTATTCCCGTCGCTGTTCGCCGGACGATCAGCCTTTAAGGAGTTGCCTGCAGGGCGGATCGCGAGTATCGTGTCTCCTTTTATTCTGCGGCGGCTGAAAAAAGATGTGCTGGAGGAGCTGCCGGACCGCATCGATACCGTGCAGCGCACGGAGCTGCTGGATGAGCAGAAGCAAGTGTATCTCGCATACTTATCCAGGCTCCGTGCTGATACCGAACAGGATTTGCAGGCCGAAGGTTTCCAAAAGAGCCGGATGAAGATTCTGGCGGGAATCACCCGTCTGCGGCAGATCTGCTGCCATCCGTCATTGTTCATGGAGAATTATACGGGCGGCTCAGGCAAGCTTGCGCAATTGCAGGAAACCGTGCAGGAATGCCGCGATTCGGGCAAAAGAATGCTGGTGTTCTCGCAGTTCTCCAGCATGCTGCAGCTGATCCGGCAGAGCTTAATCCACGCGGGTTTGGAGCCGTTCTATCTTGATGGCTCAACTCCGGCCAGGGAACGGGTTGAGCATTGCAGGCGTTTTAATGAGGGAGAAGGAGAAGTATTCCTGATCTCGCTCAAAGCAGGCGGAACGGGCCTTAATCTGACCGGAGCAGATACTGTTATTTTATATGACCTGTGGTGGAATCCGGCAGTGGAAGAGCAAGCGATTGGCAGAGCGCACCGCATGGGGCAGCGAAATGTCGTTCAGGTGATCCGGATGATCACAGAAGGTTCCATCGAGGAGAAAATTCTGGAGCTGCAGCAGCGCAAAAAGGATTTAATAGAAGAAGTGATTGAAGCAGGAGAAAATAAGAACACTCGGCTGTCGGAAGAGGATATCCGTGAGCTGCTTAGAATGTAA